The DNA segment CATTCATGGCGGAGATGAATATGGGGATCACGGCGGCATAAGGAGACGCCGGGTCCTGGCGCGGTCCGAAGACATTGAAGTACCTGAGCGCGACAGTCGGCAAATTGTAGAGGGAATAAAAAACGCGGGTATACATTTCGCCCGCAAGCTTCTCGATGGCATACGGCGAGAGTGGCCGAGTCGGCATATCCTCTTTCTTGGGCAGGACGGGCAGGTCTCCATAAACCGAGGAGGAGGAGGCATAGACAAAACGACGGATACCCGCCTCTCTTGCCGCCAGAAGCGTGACGAGCGTGCCATTGACGTTGATGTCGTGGCTGGTCAACGGGTCCTCGATTGAGCGCGGAACGGAAGGCAGGGCCGCCTGGTGCAGGCAAGAGTTCACGCCTTGCATTGCCCGGCGCATCAGCGCCGGGTCCCGGATATCGCCCTCGATCAACTCGATGCGGTCGCGCACCTCTTCCAGATTCTTCATTGACCCCGTGAAGAAATTATCAACGACTCGCACCTTTTCGCCGCGGTCGACCAGGTGCTTTACGATATGGGATCCGATAAATCCCGCACCGCCGGTTACCAGATAAATATTCATATCACATCCT comes from the Candidatus Abyssobacteria bacterium SURF_5 genome and includes:
- a CDS encoding SDR family oxidoreductase encodes the protein MNIYLVTGGAGFIGSHIVKHLVDRGEKVRVVDNFFTGSMKNLEEVRDRIELIEGDIRDPALMRRAMQGVNSCLHQAALPSVPRSIEDPLTSHDINVNGTLVTLLAAREAGIRRFVYASSSSVYGDLPVLPKKEDMPTRPLSPYAIEKLAGEMYTRVFYSLYNLPTVALRYFNVFGPRQDPASPYAAVIPIFISAMNGGVPATIHGDGEQSRDFCYVDNVVAANLLACTAPASKVAGKTFNIACGKRHTINDLVKGLNEALSKQIDPIHVAPRNGDVRDSIADITLARSELGYEPRVEFDEGLRRTVEWFRPKS